Within the Tissierellales bacterium genome, the region TAAAAGCAAGTAGTAAAACAATTGAGCTGTATAATTGTCTATATCTGTAAGAGGCATAGATACTCTAATTATAGATATATTTTCGTTTAATCTATGCGGCATAGCAACGTATAGCATATCTTTATCAAGAGTTGCACTGTGACGCTTAGATATACCTAATTCCCCTTCAAACGCAGTTTTTATTTCTTCTCTATATCTATGATTATCTAATTCACTTGCTATAGCATCTGTATCTCCTATTACATTTCCCATTATATCTATTAGTGTTATCCTCAAATCTGATTTATCTCCAAGTTTCGCAGTAAGCTCATTTAAAGTTTGAGTATCAACTCTTTCAAAATAATTAAGGCTCTCCGATATCAATATATTGTAATCTATCAATTCTTCTGTGACATTCTTCATATATTGATTTTGTATGAGTTTTGATGCTATACTGCCAGAAATAATAGAACTCATGAGTATTACCAATATAAAACCTATTATGATTTTTCTCTTCATTTTTGCCCCCTATTTCAATTTGTATCCAACGCCTCTCACAGTCTCTATCATAACATTTTCTTTATTTTCACCTAATTTTTTTCTCAAATGTCTAATGTGAACGTCTACAGTTCTAGTTTCTCCGAAGTAATCATATCCCCAAATTTTATCCAAAAGTTCATCTCTAGTAAGTACTTTACCCCTATTTTCAAATAAAAGCTTTAAAAGTTCAAATTCTTTATAAGTCAACTCTATCTTACTACCGTCTTTGAACACTTCATGCTTTTCAATATCCAATTCTATTCCATAAGCTTTGTAATATTTTTCCGCACTTTGATCATCAACTCTTCGGCTTCTTCTAAGCATTGCCTTTACCCTAGCCAAAAGCTCTCTTACTCCAAATGGCTTTGTTATATAGTCATCAGCTCCTATTTCAAGGCCCAAAACTTTATCTATTTCTTCGCCTTTAGCTGTAATCATTATTATTGGTATATTTTTAGTTTTTTCGCTAGATCTTATTCTCCTACAAACTTCTATTCCATCTATTCCCGGAAGCATCAAATCTAGCAATATTAAATCTGGAAAGTCATCCTCAACTTTTCCAAGGGCTTCTCTTCCATCGTAAGCAGTGCTAACTTCATGGCCTTCATTTTCTAAATTAAATTGAATGAGCTCTACAATATGTTCCGCATCATCAACTACCAATATCTTACTCATCATATCCCTCCTTAAATTTCTACTCCTTTACTCCATTATATCAAAAGGGTTCGTTTAAGGGCTAATTACCTGATAATTTTCTTTGAAGTTTCTTTCCTAAAATTCTAGAAAGAATATTAAATAAAAGTACGCCTACAACCAAAACCAAAGAGGCCGAAGCTACTATCTGCATAGAATCAGGTGCAAGCCCTTCAGCGTTTACTTTCCAAATATGGACAGCAAGAGTTTCGGCTGGCCTAAATGGATTAAGCGCATTTTGAACGTTAAGTGGCGGTGCACTCATCCCTGCAGTATACATAAGCGCCGCCGCTTCCCCAAAAACTCTACCAGCTGCTAATATTATACCTGTTGTAATACTAGGTAGCGCAATTGGAAGCATCACATAAATTATTGTATCAAAATGCGTAACTCCCATAGCCAAACTTGCTTCTTTTTGATTTCTTGGAACGGTTTGAAGTGCTTGTTCTGTAATTCTAATCATAAGTGGCAAATTAAATATTGTAAGTGCTATTGCTCCAGAAATTATAGAGAAACCTAATCCTAGTTTTTGGACTAAAATAAGCAATCCAAATAGTCCAACAACTATAGATGGAAGAGATGACAATACTTCTATCACAAGCCTTGCAAAATTAGTAAATAAATTATCTTTTGCGAATTCAGACATGTATATTCCACCCCCTACACCAATCGGTATAGTTATAAGCATAGTCAAAAATAGTAAGTAGAAAGAATTAAATAATTGTGGTCCTATTCCTCCACCTGCCCTCATATTTTCAGACTCAGAAGTCAAGAAGTCAAGCGATATTCCTCCAATTCCTTTAATAAATATAAAAGCTAGTATACTTCCAAGTATTATAGTTATAAGTGCTGCTATGGTATAAAATACTCCTGTTGCTATTTTATCTTGCGTTTGTACTCTCATTATAAAGATCTTCTCCTTCCAAGTATACGAATTACACCTATAAATACAAAACTCATAATCAAAAGTATGAGTGCCATTGACCATAGTGCTTCATTGTAAGCTGAACCTGCAATCGTATTACCCATCTCTAGTGTTATTATACTCGTAAGAGTACTAGATGCATCTAATATACTTTTTGGCATCCTAAGAACATTTCCAATAACCATTTGAACTGCTAGCGCTTCTCCAAACGCTCTAGCCATTCCAAGAATAACACCTGTGAGAACATTTGGAAGCGCTGCGGGTATCACAACATTTTTTATAGTTTGCCACCTAGTAGTCCCAAGTGCATAAGAGGCCAACCTCAAATCTTTCGGTATCGCTACTAATGAATCATATGCCACACTTGTTATAGTTGGAAGTATCATTATCGCCAATACTATCATTCCTGCTAGGAGTGAAAAACCAAGACCTGAAAAATATTTTCTAATAAACGGCACTACTAAAGATAACCCTACGTATCCATATACAACCGAAGGAATACCTACTAGAAGTTCTATAACTGGTTGTAAGAATTTTCGTCCGTACTTTGGATTTATCTCAGCCATAAACACCGCAGCTCCAAGACTAAGTGGTGTACTTATAAGTACTGCTAAAAATGTTACGGCAAATGAACCAAAAATAAAAGCACCTGCACCAAAACTAGATACACCTTCATAACTTTCGGGATCCCAAGTTGTTCCAAATAAAAACTCTCTAATGTCAACACCATGAACAAAAAACGTTCTAAGCCCCTTAGATGCTATGAAATAAGTAAGTGCTCCAACTGCCAATATGCCAAACAATATACATATATATGTATACAACCCAGCTAAATTTGATTTTTGTTTATTTGAGATTAAATTCTTCAATTTTTTAACTCTCCTTTTACTATAAATTCTCTATAATTTAAACAAAACATAAGCCATATATCTAAGAATAAACCTTAAATCCATCGCACATGCTTTGTTTGGGAGGACACCGAGCAGTAATTACTGCTCAGTATCTTTAAAAATTAACCTGTGGGGGTTAACATGTTATAGCTAAATTTATTTTTCTGTTATATTACCATTTACATCTCTTTGTACTCTCATTTTACTAACTGGAATATATCCCATCTCTGGAATTATCGTATCCTGAACTGCTGAAGACATCATATAATCTAAAAATGCTTTTGCAAGCCCTTGTGGATCTCCTTTAGTATAACTATGCTCATACGCCCATACCTTATAATCTCCAGTGTAAATATTTTCAGCCTTTGGCTCTACACCATCTATGCTGAGTGGTACAACGCTATCATCAAAATATGAAAATGCTAAATACCCAATAGTTCCTGGTGTTTGTCCCACTATTTTCTTTACATTTCCTGAAGATTCTTCAGTAATACCTTCTGCCTCTTCATTTCCATTTAAAGCATATTTCAAAAAAGTTGCCCTTGTGCCAGAGCTCTTTGGTCTATTTACCAATGTAATCTCTAAGTCATTGCCACCTATTTCTTTCCAATTTTTGATTTGACCTGTAAATATAGCAATCAGCTGATCTTCTGTAACATTCTCCACTCCAGTTTCCGGATTAACTACTGCTCCCATACCAACTACACAAATTTGATGATCTATTAGTCCTTCAGGATCAATTCCCTTTTTCTCTTCTGCAAATACATCTGAATTTCCAATATCCGCTCCACCTGAACTAACTTGGCTAAGACCTGTACCACTTCCTCCACCTTGTACTTGAATCTGAGCTTTAGAGTTTTCTTTCATAAACATCTTTGCGGCTTCATCTACTAATGGTTGCATCGCACTCGATCCAAGAGCCACTATTGATCCCTCTACACCAGTATTCTTTGCCTCTGTATTTACTTCGGCATTAGCTGTCTCTGTTTTTACATTTTCCTTCGCTCCACACCCTGACAATGTTATTACCCCTAATAATGCTATACTTGTAAGTAAAGCTATACCTTTTTTCATATTCATTGCTTGTGTTCCTCCTTAAAATTTGCATTTCATTTAACTTACAAATTCATTTTAAATCTTTCATATAAAATCTGTATTATGCGAATGTTAACTTTATGTTAAACTAGATTTTTTTATTTAGCTTTTATTTAAATTTGAATTTAATTTAGCTTTTATTTGATTCTATTTGATTTTTGTTTATTGATATTTCTATTTAGTATTGAACTCGCTCTCCACTTACCATGTAAATTATTCTTTCGCAAATATTTGTATTGTGATCTGCTATTCTCTCTAAATATCTTCCGATTAACAATAATTCTATAATCTGTTTTTTTTCTGATTGTTTCGTTATCAATATACTCAAAAGTTCCTCGTACATTTTTTCATATATACCATCTATTTCATCATCTTTCTTTGCAACTGCCTTAGCCATTTCCATATCTTCATTTACAAAACTATCTAAGCTATCATGTATCATCATCTGAACATTTTTTGTCATTTGAGGCAAATTAACCAGTGGTTTAACAAATTCTTTCTCGTCCATCCCTATCACTATTTCTGCTATATCCTCTACATAATCTCCCATTCGCTCTAAATCAGTAATTATCTTTAGTGTAGATGTTATTCTTCTAAGATCTTTTGCTACTGGTTGGTAAAGAGCTATAAGCTCTACACATTTTTGTTCTATCTTATCTTCTAAATCATCAACTTTATCATCTAATTCAATAATCTCTCTCGCTAATTCATGATTCTTATCTTTAAGTGCTAAAATAGATTTTCCAACCATATCTTCAACTATCACTCCCATTTTTACCAAATGAGTATGGAGCACCTCTAGTTCTGCATTAAATTGTTCTCTCATCCAAATTCTCCTCTCTAATCAAAACTCTTCTATACTAACCAAATCTTCCTGTTATATAATCCTCTGTTCTAGTATCTTGTGGAGTCGAAAATATTTTAGCTGTTTCTCCCATCTCTATTAGTTCTCCCATGAGAAAAAAGGCTGTCTGATCTGAAATTCTAGCTGCTTGCTGCATAGAATGTGTAACTATAGCTATTGTGTACTTCTGTTTTAACTCATTTATAAGCTCTTCTATTTTCAATGTCGCAATGGGATCTAAAGCTGATGTTGGCTCATCCATTAATAAAACTTCCGGCTCCATGGCAATAGCTCTAGCTATACACAATCTCTGCTGTTGCCCTCCTGAAAGACCTAATGCTGATTTATCAAGTCTATCCTTTACTTCATCCCATAGTGCTACCGACTTTAAACTAGTTTCAACTATTTCATCTAATTTTCTCTTATCTTTTACACCATGTCTTTTCGGACCATATATCACATTATTATAAATTGATTTTGGAAATGGATTGGGACTTTGGAAAACCATTCCAATTCGCTTTCTTAAATCAACTACATCTCTCTCTGCTGAATATAAATCTTTTCCGTCAAAAATAATACGGCCCTCATGTCTAGTCCCATCAATCAAGTCATTCATTCGATTCAAAGTTCTCAAAAAAGTACTTTTTCCACACCCAGACGGACCAATCATCGCTGTAACTTGATTCTCAAAAATATCCATATTGATACTTTTTAAGGCTTGAAATTTATCATAATAAAAATTCAAATCCTCAACTACAATTTTCTTATTCATAACAAATTCTCCTTTTAAACATATCTTGTAGAACTCAAAATTTTCATCGTCATCAACACCTTTATTGTATAAAAAAAAAGTCTTCACTTGTTTTTAACTAAGTAAAGACTAGGTTAATTATAGGTTAACTTTTTTGACATTATGTATAAGTTAATTCTTTTTAAAACACAATATTTACTTGTTTTTTTTATGTATTAGGCGTATGATTAATGTAGATAGGTTTATTTAATTTTTAAGGTAGGTGATTATGTGAATTTAAAATCATTAAAAAAATCTAACATTAGTATACATATCGAAAAAGGAGATGCTCTGTTTGCCTTAGGCAAAGAGTTTTCTATTGCTCACAAACCAGTTGAAGCTACTAAATACATACAAAAAGCACTTGA harbors:
- a CDS encoding response regulator transcription factor: MMSKILVVDDAEHIVELIQFNLENEGHEVSTAYDGREALGKVEDDFPDLILLDLMLPGIDGIEVCRRIRSSEKTKNIPIIMITAKGEEIDKVLGLEIGADDYITKPFGVRELLARVKAMLRRSRRVDDQSAEKYYKAYGIELDIEKHEVFKDGSKIELTYKEFELLKLLFENRGKVLTRDELLDKIWGYDYFGETRTVDVHIRHLRKKLGENKENVMIETVRGVGYKLK
- the pstA gene encoding phosphate ABC transporter permease PstA; its protein translation is MRVQTQDKIATGVFYTIAALITIILGSILAFIFIKGIGGISLDFLTSESENMRAGGGIGPQLFNSFYLLFLTMLITIPIGVGGGIYMSEFAKDNLFTNFARLVIEVLSSLPSIVVGLFGLLILVQKLGLGFSIISGAIALTIFNLPLMIRITEQALQTVPRNQKEASLAMGVTHFDTIIYVMLPIALPSITTGIILAAGRVFGEAAALMYTAGMSAPPLNVQNALNPFRPAETLAVHIWKVNAEGLAPDSMQIVASASLVLVVGVLLFNILSRILGKKLQRKLSGN
- the pstC gene encoding phosphate ABC transporter permease subunit PstC; this translates as MKNLISNKQKSNLAGLYTYICILFGILAVGALTYFIASKGLRTFFVHGVDIREFLFGTTWDPESYEGVSSFGAGAFIFGSFAVTFLAVLISTPLSLGAAVFMAEINPKYGRKFLQPVIELLVGIPSVVYGYVGLSLVVPFIRKYFSGLGFSLLAGMIVLAIMILPTITSVAYDSLVAIPKDLRLASYALGTTRWQTIKNVVIPAALPNVLTGVILGMARAFGEALAVQMVIGNVLRMPKSILDASSTLTSIITLEMGNTIAGSAYNEALWSMALILLIMSFVFIGVIRILGRRRSL
- a CDS encoding phosphate ABC transporter substrate-binding protein, with the protein product MNMKKGIALLTSIALLGVITLSGCGAKENVKTETANAEVNTEAKNTGVEGSIVALGSSAMQPLVDEAAKMFMKENSKAQIQVQGGGSGTGLSQVSSGGADIGNSDVFAEEKKGIDPEGLIDHQICVVGMGAVVNPETGVENVTEDQLIAIFTGQIKNWKEIGGNDLEITLVNRPKSSGTRATFLKYALNGNEEAEGITEESSGNVKKIVGQTPGTIGYLAFSYFDDSVVPLSIDGVEPKAENIYTGDYKVWAYEHSYTKGDPQGLAKAFLDYMMSSAVQDTIIPEMGYIPVSKMRVQRDVNGNITEK
- the phoU gene encoding phosphate signaling complex protein PhoU, with amino-acid sequence MREQFNAELEVLHTHLVKMGVIVEDMVGKSILALKDKNHELAREIIELDDKVDDLEDKIEQKCVELIALYQPVAKDLRRITSTLKIITDLERMGDYVEDIAEIVIGMDEKEFVKPLVNLPQMTKNVQMMIHDSLDSFVNEDMEMAKAVAKKDDEIDGIYEKMYEELLSILITKQSEKKQIIELLLIGRYLERIADHNTNICERIIYMVSGERVQY
- the pstB gene encoding phosphate ABC transporter ATP-binding protein PstB encodes the protein MNKKIVVEDLNFYYDKFQALKSINMDIFENQVTAMIGPSGCGKSTFLRTLNRMNDLIDGTRHEGRIIFDGKDLYSAERDVVDLRKRIGMVFQSPNPFPKSIYNNVIYGPKRHGVKDKRKLDEIVETSLKSVALWDEVKDRLDKSALGLSGGQQQRLCIARAIAMEPEVLLMDEPTSALDPIATLKIEELINELKQKYTIAIVTHSMQQAARISDQTAFFLMGELIEMGETAKIFSTPQDTRTEDYITGRFG